A single Leptotrichia trevisanii DSM 22070 DNA region contains:
- a CDS encoding glycoside hydrolase family 32 protein: MEFTKVKENEEKSVLEKKEIVEKDFWRQKYHIQGIVGLINDPNGFSQFKGKYHMFYQWNPLGTNHKNKTWAHSVSDDLLHWERLKTALRPDTWYSKDGVYSGSAIADDKKLYLFYTGNVKDADGNRESYQCLAVSSDGENFERWEPSIVNQPDGYTRHIRDPKIWKKDGKFYAVIGIQSENLEGKAVLYSSENIKDWKFEGEIAGANHGKIKDFGFMWECPDYFQLKDEKTGEIKDLLVFSPQGLEPEGDLYNNKYQTGYLFGKLDYEKPEFEISSNFVEIDRGHDFYAPQSMEDDKGRRIIVGWMGVPEEEDFPTVKNEWLHCLTLPRELKVINGKLYQLPIKEMESIRGEKIEFNEKVAGEVKVGTGTTYELKARFTDINSDFGLKLRTGKNSETVLKFDYNDKKFVLDRTKGEQPDKRLRKVYLGDISKLELTVFVDNSSVEVFINGGQEVFSSRIFPEKDADGISVFADKNVNVEIEKWEWK; encoded by the coding sequence ATGGAGTTTACGAAAGTTAAAGAAAATGAGGAAAAGTCAGTTTTAGAAAAAAAAGAGATTGTGGAAAAAGATTTTTGGCGACAAAAATATCATATTCAGGGAATTGTGGGACTTATTAACGATCCAAATGGATTTTCTCAGTTTAAAGGTAAATACCATATGTTTTATCAATGGAATCCGTTGGGAACTAATCATAAAAATAAAACTTGGGCTCATAGCGTAAGTGATGACTTGCTACATTGGGAAAGGCTGAAAACGGCTTTGCGGCCTGATACCTGGTATTCCAAGGATGGAGTTTATTCTGGAAGTGCAATTGCGGATGATAAAAAACTTTATTTATTTTATACAGGAAATGTGAAAGATGCTGATGGAAACAGAGAATCTTACCAATGCCTAGCAGTTTCCAGCGACGGAGAAAATTTTGAGAGATGGGAACCAAGCATTGTAAATCAGCCAGATGGATATACTCGGCACATAAGAGATCCAAAAATCTGGAAAAAAGATGGAAAATTTTATGCGGTAATTGGTATTCAAAGTGAAAATCTGGAAGGAAAAGCAGTTTTATACAGTTCAGAAAATATAAAGGACTGGAAGTTTGAAGGTGAGATTGCTGGGGCAAATCATGGAAAAATTAAAGATTTTGGATTTATGTGGGAATGTCCTGACTATTTCCAGTTAAAAGACGAAAAAACTGGAGAAATAAAGGATTTATTGGTATTTTCTCCACAAGGGCTGGAGCCAGAAGGAGATTTATACAACAACAAATATCAGACAGGATATTTATTTGGGAAACTGGATTACGAAAAACCTGAATTTGAAATTTCATCAAATTTTGTGGAAATCGACAGAGGACACGACTTTTATGCACCACAGTCAATGGAAGATGACAAAGGAAGACGAATTATTGTAGGATGGATGGGAGTTCCAGAAGAGGAAGATTTTCCAACTGTGAAAAACGAATGGCTTCACTGCCTAACATTGCCAAGAGAACTTAAAGTGATAAATGGAAAACTTTATCAGCTGCCAATAAAGGAAATGGAAAGTATCCGTGGAGAAAAAATTGAGTTTAATGAAAAAGTGGCTGGAGAAGTGAAAGTTGGAACAGGAACAACTTACGAGCTAAAAGCAAGATTCACTGACATTAATTCTGATTTTGGATTAAAATTAAGAACTGGTAAAAATAGTGAAACAGTTTTAAAATTTGACTACAACGATAAAAAATTTGTATTAGACAGAACAAAAGGTGAACAGCCTGATAAAAGATTACGAAAAGTCTATCTTGGAGATATTTCAAAGCTGGAACTTACTGTGTTCGTGGATAACTCTTCTGTGGAAGTGTTTATCAATGGCGGACAGGAAGTATTTTCCTCACGAATATTCCCTGAAAAAGATGCGGATGGGATAAGTGTATTTGCTGATAAAAATGTTAATGTAGAAATAGAAAAATGGGAATGGAAATAA
- the rsmB gene encoding 16S rRNA (cytosine(967)-C(5))-methyltransferase RsmB, with protein sequence MIKKNNIKLDMVNLLDEIQNGKYSNIQLNYYFSKNSYTKKEKMFITNVINIVIKNLIYIDYLIGKSVKNVKKRKIKQLLRISVAQLFFMESDNAGVIFEAGEIAKILNAHQVGFVNAALQTVLKNKEKFDDEIPQDKRESIVLSYPQWFVNKMKIDYSDDYLKMLKSYKKRSYLSVRFDKNKIMKEKFEETLKNINTKILFSVGEVYYLSNANIFDTEIYKNGNVVIQDASSYLAVKNLDVKDGDVVLDACAAPGGKSLAILQLFNPKKLISTDIHEHKIKLLNELKNKYGYSNFEVKLNDATQIENLDMMFDKILLDMPCSGLGVLRKKPEKIYELTANDIKNLKKLQKKIFESAYKCLKSGGEMLYSTCTFSKNENTNNIQYFLEKYEDLEILEVEIPKNIKTMRDEFGGVYISYKNEYLDGFYIAKLRKKL encoded by the coding sequence TTGATAAAGAAAAATAATATAAAATTAGATATGGTGAATTTACTGGATGAAATTCAGAACGGGAAATATAGTAATATTCAGTTAAATTACTATTTTTCTAAAAATAGTTATACAAAAAAAGAAAAAATGTTTATTACAAATGTGATAAATATTGTGATAAAAAATTTGATTTATATTGATTATCTGATTGGAAAAAGTGTTAAGAATGTGAAAAAGCGGAAGATAAAACAGCTTTTGAGAATTTCAGTTGCTCAATTGTTTTTTATGGAATCGGATAATGCAGGAGTGATTTTTGAGGCTGGGGAGATTGCAAAGATTTTGAATGCACATCAGGTTGGATTTGTAAATGCGGCTTTGCAGACGGTTTTGAAAAATAAGGAAAAATTTGATGATGAGATTCCGCAGGATAAGAGAGAAAGTATTGTTTTGTCATATCCGCAATGGTTTGTGAATAAGATGAAAATTGATTATTCTGATGATTATTTAAAAATGCTTAAGTCTTATAAAAAAAGAAGCTATTTGTCAGTTAGATTTGATAAAAATAAAATTATGAAAGAAAAATTTGAGGAAACTCTGAAAAATATTAATACAAAGATTTTATTTTCTGTCGGAGAAGTTTATTATTTATCAAATGCAAATATTTTTGATACGGAGATTTATAAGAATGGGAATGTTGTGATTCAGGATGCTTCGTCTTATTTAGCTGTGAAAAATTTAGATGTGAAGGATGGAGATGTGGTGCTTGATGCCTGTGCTGCTCCTGGTGGAAAATCCCTTGCGATTTTACAGTTATTTAATCCGAAAAAATTAATTTCTACAGATATTCACGAACATAAAATAAAATTATTGAATGAACTTAAAAATAAATATGGATACAGTAATTTTGAAGTAAAATTGAATGATGCCACACAAATTGAGAATTTAGATATGATGTTTGATAAAATACTTTTGGATATGCCGTGCAGTGGACTTGGAGTTCTTCGGAAAAAACCTGAAAAAATATATGAGCTGACTGCAAATGATATAAAAAATTTGAAGAAACTTCAGAAAAAAATATTTGAAAGTGCGTATAAATGTTTGAAAAGTGGCGGAGAAATGCTCTATAGCACTTGTACATTTTCTAAAAACGAGAATACAAATAATATTCAGTATTTCTTGGAAAAATATGAGGATTTAGAAATTCTGGAAGTGGAAATTCCCAAAAATATTAAAACTATGAGAGATGAATTTGGGGGAGTGTATATTTCGTATAAAAATGAATATCTAGATGGCTTTTATATAGCAAAATTGAGAAAAAAATTATAA
- a CDS encoding NUDIX domain-containing protein has translation MQFNLDDDVKFILEQLNRNGTGFLVGGAVRDRFLNKDPGDYDFATDIEYSELKRIFADYSPKETGAHFGILMIKVNGKSYEIAKFRKETGVFNSRYPKEIKFVKTIEEDLARRDFTINSLAYSKKTGIIDLYGGRQDIRRKVIRFVGKPKLRIEEDALRILRAFRFISKLGFNLDKKTAEAIYKKRKFLTKISKERIFDELSKILMGNYAKKAFIEMKKLRVLEMIIPEFHYAYNFNQNNPNHPDDLFNHIIKVIHLCDYDLITRFAALFHDLGKINVKIIDAKGIFHFYGHEKESALIAEEELRQLKASNDFTNSVKKIVRNHMLIYQDVSDKVLKKLIIEMEEKNLKRLFNLFSADLNSKGIRTKKENEQILQNFRDKIENIKKQGKIPQFNDLDITGIDLINLKFNNREIGEVKNKLYELVLGDEIENEKEALLKYIVKHYNLNDKFEYEKSCGAIVFNENTEKILLVKMHNGNWGFPKGHIENNETREETAIREVHEETNVNIKIIPDFEREIKYIPNEKTIKKVTIFAGITQDEEVKIDTFEIEDFQWCTYEEALKLVTYKLQKDVLENARKVFLKSKIG, from the coding sequence ATGCAATTTAATTTGGATGATGATGTAAAATTCATATTGGAACAACTGAATAGAAATGGAACAGGATTTCTTGTTGGTGGAGCAGTTAGAGATAGATTTCTAAATAAAGATCCCGGTGATTATGATTTTGCAACTGATATAGAATATTCAGAATTAAAAAGAATTTTTGCTGATTATAGCCCAAAGGAAACGGGAGCCCATTTTGGGATTCTTATGATAAAAGTCAATGGAAAAAGTTATGAAATAGCAAAATTTCGTAAGGAAACAGGAGTTTTCAACAGCAGATATCCAAAAGAAATTAAATTTGTAAAGACAATCGAAGAGGATTTGGCAAGACGGGACTTTACGATAAATTCACTGGCATATAGCAAAAAAACTGGGATAATTGATTTATATGGCGGAAGGCAGGATATTAGAAGGAAAGTGATAAGGTTTGTTGGAAAGCCTAAATTAAGAATAGAAGAGGATGCTCTTAGAATTTTAAGGGCTTTTCGATTTATTTCAAAACTTGGATTCAATCTGGATAAAAAAACTGCGGAAGCTATTTACAAAAAAAGAAAATTTTTGACAAAAATATCTAAAGAGAGAATTTTTGATGAGTTAAGTAAAATTTTAATGGGAAATTATGCGAAAAAGGCTTTTATTGAAATGAAAAAATTGCGAGTGCTGGAAATGATAATTCCAGAATTTCATTATGCCTACAATTTTAATCAAAACAATCCCAATCATCCCGACGATTTGTTTAACCATATTATAAAAGTTATCCATCTTTGTGATTACGATTTGATAACCAGATTTGCCGCACTTTTTCACGATTTGGGAAAAATAAATGTAAAAATTATTGATGCGAAGGGTATTTTTCATTTTTATGGACACGAAAAGGAAAGTGCATTAATTGCAGAAGAAGAATTAAGACAGCTTAAAGCATCCAATGATTTTACAAATTCAGTAAAAAAAATTGTTAGAAATCACATGTTAATTTATCAAGATGTTTCGGACAAAGTTTTAAAAAAATTGATTATTGAAATGGAAGAAAAAAATCTAAAAAGACTTTTTAATTTATTTTCTGCAGATCTAAATTCTAAAGGGATTAGAACAAAAAAAGAAAATGAACAGATTTTACAAAATTTCCGGGACAAAATTGAAAATATAAAAAAACAGGGAAAAATACCACAGTTTAATGATTTGGACATAACTGGAATTGATTTGATAAATCTTAAATTTAACAATCGTGAAATTGGAGAAGTAAAAAATAAGCTGTATGAACTTGTATTAGGTGATGAAATTGAGAATGAGAAAGAAGCATTGTTAAAATATATTGTGAAGCATTATAATCTGAATGATAAATTTGAGTATGAAAAATCATGCGGGGCAATTGTCTTTAATGAAAATACTGAAAAAATTCTGCTTGTGAAAATGCACAACGGTAACTGGGGCTTTCCAAAAGGACATATTGAAAACAATGAAACAAGGGAAGAAACGGCAATTCGTGAAGTTCACGAAGAAACAAATGTAAACATAAAAATTATTCCAGATTTTGAACGTGAAATAAAATATATTCCAAATGAAAAAACTATTAAGAAAGTTACAATTTTTGCAGGAATTACACAAGACGAGGAAGTTAAAATTGATACTTTTGAAATTGAGGATTTTCAGTGGTGTACTTACGAGGAAGCACTAAAGCTGGTTACTTATAAATTGCAGAAGGATGTATTGGAAAATGCAAGAAAAGTCTTTTTAAAGTCTAAAATAGGCTAA
- a CDS encoding M48 family metallopeptidase, whose amino-acid sequence MKTEKILGYEVHRKKVKNINLRIKPNMEVYISVPMNLHRDYIENFIRSKEGWIKSVLKKVEDVKKKQKGLEYKTGEIHKFLGKEYTLTVKIGNFNSVNLKNNGNSPAKSNVIILTVNENIFENIDEKKKIMEKWYFENAKKLFPQFMEKWLKILGEHVEKVAIKPMKTRWGSCNYVKKYINLNTELIKRTPFEIEYVVLHELTHLKYPNHGKGFYNYVERYMPNYKIAEKMLNTKHYY is encoded by the coding sequence ATGAAAACAGAAAAAATTTTAGGGTATGAAGTTCACAGGAAAAAAGTAAAAAACATAAATTTACGGATAAAGCCAAATATGGAAGTTTATATTTCTGTACCAATGAATTTACATCGTGATTACATCGAAAATTTTATCCGTTCTAAAGAAGGATGGATAAAAAGTGTCTTGAAAAAGGTTGAAGATGTGAAGAAAAAACAGAAAGGCCTTGAATATAAAACTGGTGAAATTCACAAATTTTTAGGAAAAGAATATACTTTAACTGTGAAAATAGGGAATTTTAATAGTGTAAATTTGAAGAATAATGGAAATAGTCCAGCTAAATCAAATGTGATAATTTTAACTGTAAATGAAAATATTTTTGAAAATATTGACGAAAAGAAAAAAATTATGGAAAAATGGTATTTTGAAAATGCAAAAAAGTTATTTCCACAATTTATGGAAAAATGGCTGAAAATATTGGGTGAGCATGTGGAAAAAGTGGCAATAAAGCCTATGAAAACTAGATGGGGATCATGCAATTACGTAAAAAAATATATAAATCTTAATACGGAGCTTATAAAAAGGACGCCTTTTGAAATAGAATATGTCGTCCTGCATGAATTGACACATCTAAAGTATCCAAATCACGGGAAAGGCTTTTATAATTATGTCGAACGATACATGCCGAATTACAAGATTGCTGAAAAAATGCTAAATACCAAACATTATTATTAA
- a CDS encoding carbonic anhydrase yields MFCTLVCCMDGRFIHILNEYIRSNYRYTFVDTITDAGAVNKIISDEDYLKRIEDKVVLISVNKHKSDHIFVAGHSDCAGCPTDDETQKGYIRQAAEKMHNDLPHEAVTGLFVHENGEIEVLVDYDIDDNN; encoded by the coding sequence ATGTTTTGTACTTTAGTCTGCTGTATGGATGGGAGATTTATTCATATTTTGAATGAATACATCAGAAGTAATTATAGATATACTTTTGTAGATACCATTACTGATGCAGGAGCTGTAAATAAGATTATTAGTGACGAGGATTATTTAAAAAGAATAGAGGATAAGGTTGTTTTAATCTCCGTTAATAAACATAAATCTGATCATATTTTCGTGGCGGGGCATAGTGACTGTGCTGGTTGCCCAACTGATGATGAAACGCAAAAAGGTTATATTCGGCAAGCCGCTGAGAAAATGCATAACGATTTACCTCATGAGGCTGTTACTGGGCTTTTTGTCCATGAAAATGGAGAAATTGAAGTTTTAGTAGATTACGACATTGATGATAATAATTAA
- the cls gene encoding cardiolipin synthase, producing MLHELAIIISTWIIPFERIHYLIIIILAVAVLLSDKSPNAMLAWIFTIFTFPVGGAILYLLFGINWRRNKIISKKMKGEERKLYSKIFNFMQRDVSDIFRSKDFFYYNRLENVDKKADKMSETETKKKIRNQIDTMIANIGLPDQQREIVKMLYEAEGTFLTNNDSYKLFYGGKEAFDSILADIENAKSTIYMEYFIWRADELGERIKNTLLKKAKEGVKIKLLFDGVGTWKLPRKYKKELRNAGIEIRWFLDVKFFISKMNYRNHRKIALIDNDIVHTGGMNVGQEYIDGGKRFDSWRDTNIRITGEIIGQYLAIFVTDWLNSGGKDDFIEDMKREAVHELEEQKPIDKQEKLEYLMQVSSSGPDTEWTTLKYLYSKMIAVAKEEVLIQSPYFVPDTDLISQLKMAALSGVKIKIMVTGVPDKKMPYWIAETYFAELIEAGVKIFRYKAGFLHSKNVIVDEKISTIGTCNFDMRSFEINYEVNSVFYNEEISKELKAQFIKDLEVCEKFDEARLKKVTFMKRLRNSVFKLISPIM from the coding sequence ATGCTGCATGAATTGGCTATAATTATTTCGACTTGGATAATTCCATTTGAGAGGATACATTATTTGATAATTATTATTCTAGCGGTGGCGGTGCTGTTGTCGGATAAGTCGCCGAATGCGATGCTTGCCTGGATTTTCACGATTTTTACGTTTCCGGTTGGTGGGGCGATTTTGTATCTTCTGTTTGGGATTAATTGGAGAAGGAATAAAATAATTTCCAAGAAGATGAAGGGGGAAGAAAGAAAACTGTATTCAAAGATTTTTAATTTTATGCAGCGAGATGTGTCAGATATTTTTAGATCTAAAGATTTTTTTTATTATAATCGGCTGGAAAATGTAGATAAAAAAGCTGATAAAATGAGTGAAACTGAAACAAAGAAAAAAATACGCAATCAAATTGATACAATGATAGCAAATATTGGGCTGCCAGATCAGCAAAGGGAAATTGTGAAAATGCTTTACGAGGCTGAAGGGACTTTTTTGACAAATAATGATTCATATAAGCTATTTTACGGTGGAAAAGAGGCTTTTGATTCAATTCTTGCAGATATCGAGAATGCAAAAAGTACAATTTATATGGAATATTTTATTTGGAGAGCTGATGAACTGGGGGAAAGAATAAAAAATACACTTTTGAAAAAGGCTAAGGAAGGAGTTAAAATAAAACTGCTTTTTGATGGAGTGGGGACTTGGAAATTGCCGAGAAAATATAAAAAAGAACTTAGAAATGCTGGAATTGAGATAAGATGGTTTTTGGATGTGAAGTTTTTTATTTCCAAGATGAATTATCGGAACCATAGGAAAATAGCGTTAATTGATAATGACATAGTGCATACTGGCGGTATGAATGTGGGACAGGAGTACATTGACGGAGGAAAGAGGTTTGACAGCTGGAGGGATACGAATATCCGGATTACAGGGGAAATAATCGGACAGTATCTTGCGATTTTTGTAACAGACTGGTTAAACAGTGGTGGGAAAGATGATTTTATTGAGGATATGAAAAGAGAGGCAGTCCACGAACTGGAAGAACAAAAGCCGATAGATAAGCAAGAAAAACTGGAATATCTGATGCAGGTTTCTTCGAGCGGGCCTGACACCGAATGGACAACATTGAAATATCTGTATTCCAAAATGATTGCAGTGGCAAAAGAGGAAGTGTTGATTCAAAGTCCTTATTTTGTTCCTGACACTGATTTAATTTCACAGTTAAAGATGGCGGCTCTTTCGGGAGTAAAAATAAAGATAATGGTTACAGGAGTGCCAGATAAGAAAATGCCCTACTGGATAGCAGAAACTTATTTTGCGGAGCTGATTGAAGCTGGAGTTAAGATTTTTCGGTATAAAGCGGGATTTTTACATAGCAAGAATGTGATAGTGGATGAAAAAATATCTACAATAGGAACGTGCAACTTTGATATGCGGAGTTTTGAAATAAATTATGAAGTAAATTCGGTATTTTATAATGAAGAGATTAGTAAGGAGTTGAAAGCACAATTTATAAAGGATCTGGAAGTGTGTGAGAAATTTGATGAGGCAAGGTTAAAAAAGGTAACTTTTATGAAGCGACTAAGAAACTCTGTATTTAAGCTGATTTCACCAATAATGTAA
- the truB gene encoding tRNA pseudouridine(55) synthase TruB — MEKNFTKDGLILLNKSKGISSFGAINHLKRVIKAKKVGHAGTLDPMAEGLMIVMINDATKFSDGLMKRDKEYYVEMELGYKTDTYDSEGAIIEKYESEINIADSEIIKAVNSFKGKIKQIPPMYSAIKVEGKKLYDLARKGIEVERAERNVEISEIREIKIIRPDKNSENSQNIKISFYAKVSSGTYIRSLVYDVGEKLGVFATMTRLVRTKIGRFDIEDAITLEKAEAEIGKLKELVEAKKENESFWATKSDATIRSEKIREIVCFVEIEYILDYFGINVSNEKYSKLKNGMTVIDTFKKFENISKEINKKEHIKENQRFKIYVRNKDTNEREFRGIVKIVNIRGDRIYLKRDKYFL, encoded by the coding sequence ATGGAAAAGAATTTCACGAAGGACGGGCTGATACTTTTGAATAAAAGCAAGGGGATAAGTTCGTTTGGGGCGATAAATCACCTGAAAAGAGTAATAAAGGCTAAAAAAGTGGGACATGCGGGGACTCTTGATCCAATGGCTGAAGGGCTTATGATTGTTATGATTAATGATGCCACAAAATTTTCTGACGGCTTGATGAAAAGGGACAAGGAATATTATGTGGAAATGGAGCTTGGGTATAAAACTGACACTTATGATTCGGAAGGGGCAATTATTGAAAAATATGAATCTGAAATTAATATTGCTGATTCTGAAATAATTAAGGCTGTAAACAGTTTTAAGGGAAAAATAAAGCAGATTCCGCCAATGTATTCGGCAATAAAGGTTGAAGGAAAAAAACTTTATGACTTGGCAAGAAAAGGGATTGAAGTGGAAAGAGCCGAAAGAAATGTAGAAATATCGGAAATTAGGGAAATAAAAATAATTCGTCCAGATAAAAATTCAGAAAATTCTCAAAATATCAAGATTTCATTTTACGCAAAAGTCAGCAGTGGAACTTACATCCGTTCATTAGTTTACGATGTTGGGGAAAAATTGGGAGTTTTTGCCACAATGACAAGGCTTGTGAGGACTAAAATCGGGAGATTTGACATTGAAGATGCGATTACTTTGGAAAAGGCTGAAGCTGAAATTGGAAAATTGAAAGAGCTTGTGGAGGCAAAAAAGGAAAATGAGTCTTTCTGGGCTACAAAGAGCGATGCTACCATAAGAAGTGAAAAAATTCGGGAAATAGTCTGTTTTGTGGAAATAGAGTATATATTAGATTATTTTGGGATAAATGTTTCCAATGAGAAGTATAGCAAGCTGAAAAATGGGATGACGGTAATTGATACATTTAAAAAATTTGAAAATATAAGCAAAGAAATTAATAAAAAAGAGCATATTAAAGAAAATCAGAGATTTAAAATATATGTGCGAAACAAGGATACGAATGAGAGAGAATTTCGGGGAATTGTGAAAATTGTAAATATTCGGGGGGATAGAATTTATCTAAAAAGAGATAAATATTTTTTGTAA
- the ruvC gene encoding crossover junction endodeoxyribonuclease RuvC translates to MRILGIDPGTAIVGYAIVDYENGKYTSLDYGCIFTDKDEDMPIRLEKIYDGLENVIKLWKPTDMAIEDLFFFKNQKTVIKVGQARGVITLAGQKNRLNLYSYTPLQVKMGIASYGRADKKQIQEMVKIILKLDEIPKPDDAADALAIAITHINSKIGFGGFDRGDNITKKLNKITSNRIKLEDYKKLMK, encoded by the coding sequence ATGAGAATTTTGGGGATAGATCCTGGTACTGCGATAGTAGGATACGCTATTGTGGACTATGAAAACGGGAAGTATACGTCACTTGACTATGGATGTATTTTTACAGATAAGGATGAGGATATGCCAATAAGGCTGGAAAAAATTTATGATGGGCTGGAAAATGTTATAAAGCTCTGGAAGCCAACGGATATGGCTATCGAAGACTTATTTTTCTTTAAAAATCAAAAAACGGTAATAAAGGTGGGACAGGCTCGTGGAGTTATAACTTTAGCAGGGCAGAAAAATAGGCTGAATTTATACAGCTACACTCCGCTGCAAGTAAAAATGGGGATTGCAAGTTATGGAAGGGCTGACAAGAAACAAATTCAGGAAATGGTAAAAATAATCTTAAAGCTAGACGAAATTCCAAAGCCTGATGATGCTGCGGATGCTCTTGCAATAGCAATTACCCACATTAATTCCAAAATAGGCTTTGGCGGATTTGACAGGGGAGATAACATTACAAAAAAATTAAATAAAATTACTTCCAACCGAATAAAACTGGAAGATTACAAAAAATTAATGAAATAA
- a CDS encoding tRNA (cytidine(34)-2'-O)-methyltransferase, with protein sequence MNIVLLNPEIHVNTGNIGRTCVLTNTKLHLIKPLGFELDDKKIKRAGLDYWKNVQLFVWENLEHFWQENIENNNAKIYFATTKTKQRYTDVKFNDNDYIMFGPESRGIPEEILNKYKENNITIPMLPLGRSLNLSNAVAIVLFEALRQNNFEY encoded by the coding sequence ATGAACATAGTTCTATTAAATCCAGAAATTCACGTAAATACAGGAAATATCGGAAGAACTTGCGTCTTAACAAACACAAAATTACATTTAATAAAACCTCTTGGTTTTGAACTGGATGATAAAAAAATTAAACGTGCAGGGCTGGATTACTGGAAAAACGTACAACTTTTCGTATGGGAAAATTTGGAACACTTCTGGCAGGAAAACATTGAAAATAATAATGCAAAAATCTATTTTGCAACAACAAAAACAAAACAAAGATACACAGATGTGAAATTTAACGACAACGACTATATAATGTTCGGGCCTGAATCACGTGGAATACCTGAAGAAATATTAAATAAATACAAGGAAAATAATATCACAATTCCAATGTTACCACTTGGACGTTCGCTGAATTTGTCCAATGCTGTGGCGATTGTGCTGTTTGAGGCTTTGAGGCAGAATAATTTTGAATATTAG
- the thyA gene encoding thymidylate synthase, with protein MKQYLDMVKYVLDNGVKKENRTGVDTISTFAYSYKVDLSKGYPLLTTKKMYFNSMLHELFWYLSGEEHIKNLRKKTKIWDAWADEEGRLETAYGRFWRRYPVPEISLDGEVFADENNPWVTREENGQLVFDQIQYIIDTLKEMKTNPNHKNGRRMIVLAWNPGNATISKLPPCHYTFAFNVLGNKLNCHLTQRSGDIALGIPFNLACYSLLTMMIAKECGYEVGEFAHTIIDAHIYENHIEGLKEQLTREPLKLAKIKIADKPFNELAFEDITLEDYESHPVIKFEVAV; from the coding sequence ATGAAACAATATCTGGATATGGTTAAGTATGTGCTTGACAATGGAGTAAAAAAGGAAAATAGAACTGGAGTTGATACAATTTCAACTTTTGCCTATTCGTATAAAGTTGATTTGAGCAAAGGTTATCCACTTTTGACAACGAAAAAAATGTATTTTAACTCGATGTTACACGAGCTGTTCTGGTATCTATCGGGAGAAGAGCATATTAAAAATTTGAGAAAAAAGACAAAAATATGGGATGCTTGGGCAGATGAGGAAGGAAGGCTGGAAACGGCTTATGGAAGATTCTGGAGAAGATATCCTGTGCCTGAGATTTCGCTTGATGGGGAAGTTTTTGCTGATGAGAATAATCCTTGGGTTACAAGAGAAGAAAATGGGCAGCTTGTATTTGATCAGATTCAATATATAATTGACACTTTGAAGGAGATGAAAACTAATCCTAATCATAAAAATGGAAGAAGAATGATAGTTCTGGCTTGGAATCCAGGAAATGCGACAATCAGTAAATTGCCGCCATGCCATTATACTTTTGCATTTAATGTGCTTGGGAATAAACTTAACTGCCATTTGACTCAAAGAAGCGGGGATATTGCACTTGGAATACCATTTAATCTGGCTTGCTACTCACTGCTTACAATGATGATTGCGAAAGAATGCGGATATGAAGTTGGAGAATTTGCTCACACAATAATTGATGCCCACATTTATGAAAATCACATTGAGGGGCTAAAGGAACAGTTGACAAGAGAGCCATTAAAACTTGCAAAAATCAAGATTGCAGATAAGCCATTCAATGAACTTGCATTTGAGGATATTACGCTGGAGGACTATGAAAGTCATCCTGTGATTAAATTTGAAGTTGCAGTTTAA